One Primulina eburnea isolate SZY01 chromosome 4, ASM2296580v1, whole genome shotgun sequence genomic window, CAAATTTAACGAACTAATCCAATCTTAGGCGTTAATAAGATTAACATGCTAAAAAATCATTCAGCCAAGAAAATTTTAGAATTATCTTTTTcccaacaaaaaacaaaagattAAAATTGGAACATACATTTATCGATTTTATATTATACTTAGTGGGGAATTTAATTCACTATAAGATTTATGTAATATAAAGTaagtaaataaattattttaagcaaatttaattgattctttaaataaattaaatcgtTAGTAACTAGAATAGAAAAATTACGTAATTTATTTACAcgtaaatttaatatataaatagattataaacaaaaaatgtttaaaaaaatatttataaaaaaattgcagAATCCGTGaggttatatttaatttttttaaaaaaaccggtTTATTTGCATATTCCCACGGTCACGACACGCTAACCTAACACACTCCTTCAGTAGCAACTCCATCATTCAGATGGCGGCGGCGGCCATTTCTTGCCACCTCTACTCCGTTACGTCGCCGGACGCAGTTTCAGTTTCTTCAGCGTCTTCGATCTCGTTCACTGTCCGATCTCTTTACCCACCATCCGGTGTCTTCGTTCCCTCACCGGCGATATCCCGAGGAATCTCGTGCCAGTCACTGTTTTCTGCTCCTTCCTCCGTCGATGGAAAAGGTTCGAAGTTTTATTTTACTCTTATTTTCTTGTAATTTTCTGGTATGTATTATGTTCTTAAATCTCGTGTTTGCTTGAAATGCGTCTGAACGGGAGCCGTTTTGATTTCGTGCTAGCCATGTAAGCTAATTACTTTCGTGATGATGGTAGCGTTGCGTTCCTTCTGTTTTCTGTTATTTTGTTTGTGTGAATTTTATCGGTCTGTGGAATTGAAAGGCAAGATATTGGTCGGAAAAAAGTGTTTAGTGGCTTATTTTTGCCACCGTAACTTTTTAGTCTAATGATGTGTATTGAATTTAATGCATTCCCTTTGTTGATATGTAGGATGATTATAGCTCTGTAATATTTTGGTGGTAATGCAGCGGGAAATCCCGTCTTACTACTTTGCCACCAGGCACTGATTCCACTTATCATGATTGATGACCCTGATTTTTTACTTCCAAAATATTATATTACCTTTGCCATACTGTGGGATGTAAGCATCTTCAACGGAAGCAgattttatccatgttttacTACCAATTATTCTAGTGTTTGTTGCTCAAGGTTTTTAAGATATGCATTTTGTTTGATATTTCAGCTAAAGAAAGTCTGAAGGATTTCCTTCACATCAGAGACTTTGACAAAGATACCATTTTAAAGATCTTAGATCGAGCCAGGGAGGTCAAGTCGATGATAAAATCCGGAGACAGGACATATCTTCCATTTAAAGGGAAGACAATGGCAATGATATTTGCTAAGCCATCCATGAGGACGAGAGTTTCATTCGAGACAGGATTTTATTTGCTTGGTGGGCATGCTCTATACCTGGGacctgatgatatccagatggGTAAACGGGAAGAAACTCGTGATGTTGCCCGCGTTCTTTCTCGCTATAATGATATCATTATGGCTCGAGTTTTCGCGCATCAGGTATGCTGGTGTTGTTTCCTTGATTAAGTGCATCTAGTTTTTTCAAGCGCTtgaatgttctcttcattggcATCCATCGATTTTCACGATTCAGATGTTGTTTCGAACCCGACCAGCACCTGGTCTGGTTAACTGGCTTTGTGTTACTCTCTGACATGCTAATCCGATCCAAGTTTCATGGCTACTAACATGACAGCATACATTCTTGTTAGGTGGCATTTTCAATTATTGTTGTTGTCTTGGGTCTAGGCCTTGTGAAATGATACTGACACTCATTATTTCTGCAGGACATTATAGATCTTGCTAAATACTCTTCTGTGCCCGTGGTCAATGGGCTGACCGACTACAACCATCCTTGTCAAATAATGGCTGATGCACTCACAATCATAGAACATGTTGGTCATCTGGAGGGAACTAAGGTTGGCCTTATAGGCTTTATATGGCCATTTATGATGATAGCCTCTGTCCATTAATTCTGAATTTTGAAGTTATTGACGTtaattttttgatattttcCATTATTCAGGTTGTTTATGTAGGCGATGGAAACAATATTGTGCATTCTTGGTTGATGCTGGCATCAGTGATCCCTTTCCACTTTGTTTGCGCCTGCCCTAAAGGTTTCGAACCAGACGCCAGGACGACAAAAAATGCAATAAAAGCTGGAATCAGCAAAATCGAAATAACTAGTGACCCAAAAGAGGCAGTAAAGGGAGCTGATGTTGTCTATACAGATGTTTGGGCTAGCATGGGACAAAAGGAAGAAGCTGAATACCGCCGTAAAGTTTTCCAAGGATTCCAGGTATGCAACTTGCAAGAAAATTTATATGGCCACTAAGTCATGCACCCGTAAAATTACTCTCATTGATATATCATAGGCGCTAAGTTATTGGTTATCTGAAATTTACTTCACGAGTGTAAAAAGTGGACATATCTCCATGACAGCAAGGATATTACAATATCTTTGTCTTTAGTCATGTTGCTATTGTGTGGAATTCTTGTTGCCATCTAGGTCAATGATCATTGCAAGATCAGTATCTAGTATGGAGTTTGAATGTCGGATCTGTATCTCACTATCCATCGGTTTTAATATCGGGTTGCTCAGAAAAAGTGGCACCTTGAACTTATTTTTTACTCATCTAACAACACATTCTTTTAGACAAATTTTAAATAACAACataattgatagattttgtttCCTCCATGCTGTCGTGAACTTCGAAAACTTTTGTAGGTGGATGAAGCCCTGATGGAATTGGCAGGTCCAAAAGCCTATTTTATGCATTGTCTACCTGCAGAAAGAGGGGTGGAGGTCACTGATGGCGTTGTCGAAGCTGCAAACTCCATCGTTTTTCCCCAAGCAGAGAACCGGATGCATGCGCAAAACGCAATCATGCTTCATGCTCTTGGGTTGTGAAGCGGTGGCAATCAGCAGAAGACATGTTTTAAACTTCTTCTTCTTTCTATCCTGGCGCCTCCATCCTATATCTTAGCCGCGGGTCTCTCGTACCCACCCGCTCTCTCACGTGTGATAGATCATTCACAAATCGTTTAACAAATTGttggaaataaaataatcaacggTCTCTGGTTCGATTTGAGTCGGTCTTTGCCCTGAACGAGATCATCATAATCATTAAAATGTCATGGGATATGCAATGCAAGAAAATAGTAGAATAgtcttctttttaaaataaattttaatagcATTTTTCTTATAATCTTGAAATTTATTActtatttaatttcaagttaGTATAATACATggaaatttataaattatacaTTAACTGGCCACATCAAAATTTGCAGACCACTCGTAGGAGGTAAGATATTTATCAAACcgtcaattatttatttaatgaatATTATGCGTAGTGGCTGTATAAAATATGTTAAAAGATTCGTCAACATGGAACATAAATTTTGTTCCACCTTCTTTCTATTAGGCAAAATAGGTTTCGGACATACTCGTCTCAACGGCGTAATCGACATTGTCCACGTCGTACGACAAAGAGACAAACAAACTGAACCGACAAATAAACCGATACGATTGAAATATACGataataattaaatcaagcTTTGTCCGACCCAATCTAATAAATCGACAAGAGTTAAGTTTCAACCTTCAAGTTGTAAGAGTGTAATTTGGCTTCGGCCAAGTGCTTATGTAGTTGTGgctataatatttttgaagttttTCGGGAAAAAAAGATACATTAGTTTTTATATAAAGTTAGTTATAAACTAATTTGATTGAGtcgattattaaaaaaaattaaaagctcaagttttttttatatatttgagCTCAAGTttgattcaaaattcaaattattttaaatttaacaaAAACTTATACGAGACAGTTTCACATATCGATTTCCATATTCGAACGGTTGATAATAACGTATAACTACCCAAATGTTTGGAATATAATTTTAGATACAAATATTATGTTTGTCCGTATCCGGTTTCTAGCGAAAAACCACCGCCTTTTGGCATTCTGCACGTTTTAACCCGACGACGTAGCTTAAAGTTCAGAGTCAAGATATTTTTGATAATGTGACTATACTACCCCGACGTCACCAGGGGAAGCAACACAAAAACCTAACAATATCTAAGGGCAACATTGACACataatttgtatatatatacccTGTTGTGTTGCCCATGTTGTGAAGGCGTAAAAAGATCTGTGAAAAGGGTTGAGCGTTGCAAAGGAAGCCGTTATCCACATTCTCCCTCTAAACCAACCGCTTCATCTGATCACTTTAGGGTTTCTCCGATTCACCAACCACTCGACTCAGCAATGGTTTCTGATTCCATCCCCAGCGCCTCTATCCCTATGGTCTCCTCAAACCCCAAAAATTTTGCCAAGAAAAAAAGGGTATGTTGTCTTTTCATTTTTGTACATATAACAAAATTCGAGCTTGCATTGTATTGCTTGCATTTACGTGTGGTTTTATTTAAATTCTTGTTCTGTGAGGCTGTGGGATTATTTTTAGAGGGCGGGGGTGGACGTGACCGTAAAATTTCATATATTTGTGGATTTCAATGTTGTTTGTGATTGGGAGTCTTCAAAGATATAATTTTCTCGGTACAATTTGCGTTTTGGTGCCCATATTTGACGTTGGGAGTTTTGTCTTTACCGAATTTTTCTTCTGAAATTTAGGTCAATCGTTCGGCGAAACTGAAGCAATGCAAGCTTGATACTCGTCGTGAGCAGTGGCTTTCCCAAGGTTTGCAAGACATTGTTCTAATTTTCACATGCATTCAGTTCCCTGTACCCCCACACGCATGGCATTACGTCTCTCTGCAtttgtgtttaattaatatCAGTGCATGTGTTCTTTGTTTTGTTTATATTTGatttcttataattattatttttcttctGTGCGTTTGCGCCTATTTTAAAAAAGAGTTGCTTTATTATGTTATAACATGTCGTGATTGCGAGTTTCTATATTTCAGTAAAAAATAAGGGGACGTGCAAGGAGGAACTGGATAGTGGAGCAGGGAAACATGGGGGGCCATCTGTGGATACAGAGAAAGAGAGGGACTTGATGATGGAGAAAATGGAGATAAATCCAAGAGATGGTGTTGAGAGTTACGGGGATGGATCATTGATGCAGCATTACATCCAGGCTGGATCCTCCCTTTCAGACAGTCCTGCCAGTCATGCCAGTAGTTTATTGGGAAGTAATCATTCTGGGACCAACTTTACTGCAAGTAGCAGAAGCTGCAGCAGCAGAAGCAGTcgcagcagtagcagtagcagcaatgGATGTGATCCAGAAATCATGAGTGATGATGGGTGCTTGGATGATTGGGAGGCTGTAGCTGATGCATTGGCTGAAACTGATAAAAAGCCTGAGCATACCCCTTACTCAGCGTTGGATTCATTACCATTTGATAACTATGGAAATTCCACTTTTCATTTGGAAATAACAAACCAAGTGATTGAGATTTCAAATGCAAATCCAGAGAGTGGAAGAATGGGTGGGCAGAGGCCTTCAGTGAATTTCCGGGCTTGGAGGGTGGACGATGCTCTTCGGCCTCAATGCCTACCCACTTTATCAAAGCAGTATAGTTTCCCCTTGAATTCTGAGCGGCACATTGCCCTTGGAGCATCTGTTTGGGGATGTAAGAATGTTGGGCCAGTCCCCACATCATGCCCAATATGCTTTGAAGAGTTAGACTGCACAGACTCGAGTTTTCTCCCTTGTTTGTGTGGATTCAGGCTCTGCCTCTTTTGTCACAAGAGGATTCTGGAGGAAGATGGACGATGTCCAGGCTGCAGGAAGCAGTATTCCCATGACCAAGTTGAGGGAGAGGCTATGCTGGATGGAGGCGGTTTGACTTATCAATTGGCTCGTTCTTGTAGCATGATAACAAGGTCTTAAGAAGAGTTTAATTCTTGAACTTGTTTCTCCGAAGCGTGACTTGCATGTGTGTTTTACTACTAGACTCGTCTTCATAGCCTTTGGGTTTTGGTATATATGAAAGATATTTTTAATTACAGGGCAAATTATTCCATTCCTCTTTGGTATCTGCTGATACACACTCTGTACAGTGCTTATGCTGATTTAGAAAACCTGTTATCCTGTGAATAGATAAAGTGCTACAGAAATGGAACATTTAGAACTCTATTAATATGAGATTTTGCTCCGAAGTGATACATAGCTGATGCTCTTCTTGATGATAAAATTAAATGGACAATTTTCGATAATCTCTTTGACGGATTCGCTAACTTCTTGCGAACCTCTATGGTATTTGTCTTGGACTGATCAAGCAATACGATTCTTTTTGTGGGTATTTGGAAATTTGGGGAGTATCTATTATATGGACTTGTGCATGGTGCGAGATGATGTAGGAAGACAGCCATGTCTATGTTAGAACTACAGAATGACTACCACCATGCAAAGTAATCATAAAGGTCGTAAGTACAGCTGTAGAAGCTTTGTATCGTCTAGTTTTAGCTCGGAATTCACAATTAGTACTGGATTATTCAATAAACAAATAAGTTCATGTGATATccgaaccaaaatatttttatataacgCAATATCTATCACAATTAAGAGATTTATACATATTTATTGAATATATCGAAACAATTATAAATGGAGATTCTTTTCCGTTGAGGGTATATACACAATCTCCACTACTTGGATATAGTTGCATCTGATATAAAACTgtatcttaaataaaatattgtatatgataagatatacatacataacacacacacacacacttattGCGTGCCCTTGTAACAAGAAGCTAGTGTATCT contains:
- the LOC140829341 gene encoding ornithine transcarbamylase, chloroplastic, which translates into the protein MAAAAISCHLYSVTSPDAVSVSSASSISFTVRSLYPPSGVFVPSPAISRGISCQSLFSAPSSVDGKAKESLKDFLHIRDFDKDTILKILDRAREVKSMIKSGDRTYLPFKGKTMAMIFAKPSMRTRVSFETGFYLLGGHALYLGPDDIQMGKREETRDVARVLSRYNDIIMARVFAHQDIIDLAKYSSVPVVNGLTDYNHPCQIMADALTIIEHVGHLEGTKVVYVGDGNNIVHSWLMLASVIPFHFVCACPKGFEPDARTTKNAIKAGISKIEITSDPKEAVKGADVVYTDVWASMGQKEEAEYRRKVFQGFQVDEALMELAGPKAYFMHCLPAERGVEVTDGVVEAANSIVFPQAENRMHAQNAIMLHALGL
- the LOC140829342 gene encoding uncharacterized protein, translated to MVSDSIPSASIPMVSSNPKNFAKKKRVNRSAKLKQCKLDTRREQWLSQVKNKGTCKEELDSGAGKHGGPSVDTEKERDLMMEKMEINPRDGVESYGDGSLMQHYIQAGSSLSDSPASHASSLLGSNHSGTNFTASSRSCSSRSSRSSSSSSNGCDPEIMSDDGCLDDWEAVADALAETDKKPEHTPYSALDSLPFDNYGNSTFHLEITNQVIEISNANPESGRMGGQRPSVNFRAWRVDDALRPQCLPTLSKQYSFPLNSERHIALGASVWGCKNVGPVPTSCPICFEELDCTDSSFLPCLCGFRLCLFCHKRILEEDGRCPGCRKQYSHDQVEGEAMLDGGGLTYQLARSCSMITRS